In Anopheles cruzii chromosome X, idAnoCruzAS_RS32_06, whole genome shotgun sequence, one genomic interval encodes:
- the LOC128267225 gene encoding achaete-scute complex protein T4-like encodes MALGQSIHQMAGPGTAANKPLATLAVNGSMQSNIIVSSTAILASRRPIAPASLLLAGGTTGAGKYAYCGLPYATPQQSASVQRRNARERNRVKQVNNGFANLRQHIPLTVVTALTNGARGANKKLSKVDTLRLAVEYIRSLQRLLEENGGDLPPPAIVAGTASGQQQQQLSNSSVCSASSGSTYYGTMSEPSIASSPTPSHISDSSSHVAGGGGGGGGGGNTTPLHGCYGATQIGGGFKHEPYDMYVDPLNSPTPSYGSDHGIGGIGNGTGSYHHLHGGPGAAINELAGATGNGNYVLSGHHAVHQQPLQQQQQQQQQQQQQHHQQHHHHHQPSAAAPQLKTELYDDSPYEEELSPQNPDDEELLDAISWWQQQ; translated from the exons ATGGCGCTAGGACAAAGCATCCATCAGATGGCGGGGCCCGGGACGGCGGCCAACAAACCGTTGGCCACGCTGGCCGTGAACGGGTCGATGCAGAGCAACATCATCGTCAGCTCGACGGCGATCCTCGCGTCCCGGCGTCCGATCGCTCCGGCCTCCCTTCTGCTGGCCGGTGGaaccaccggagccgga AAGTACGCGTACTGTGGCCTTCCATACGCGACGCCCCAACAATCAGCCTCGGTGCAGCGGCGGAACGCCCGCGAGCGGAACCGCGTCAAGCAGGTGAACAATGGATTCGCGAACCTGCGCCAGCACATCCCCCTGACGGTGGTGACCGCCCTGACGAACGGGGCACGCGGTGCCAACAAGAAGCTCAGCAAGGTGGACACCCTGCGGCTCGCGGTCGAGTATATCCGCAGCCTGCAGCGCCTGCTGGAGGAGAACGGAGGCGATCTA ccaccgccggccatcgTGGCGGGCACCGCtagtggccagcagcagcagcagttatCCAACAGCTCCGTCTGTTCGGCCTCGTCCGGCTCCACGTACTACGGCACGATGTCCGAGCCGTCGATCGCTTCTTCGCCGACCCCGTCGCACATCTCGGATAGTTCTTCCCACGTCGCTGGgggcggtggaggcggcggtggtggcggcaacaCCACACCGCTACACGGTTGCTACGGTGCGACGCAGATTGGTGGCGGCTTCAAGCACGAACCGTACGACATGTACGTGGATCCGCTCAACTCCCCGACACCGTCGTACGGCTCGGACCACGGTATCGGAGGGatcggcaacggcaccggaagcTACCACCATCTGCACGGCGGCCCAGGAGCAGCGATCAACGAGTTGGCTGGggcgaccggaaacggcaacTACGTCCTGAGCGGTCACCATGCGGTACACCAGCAGcccctgcagcagcaacaacagcagcaacagcaacagcagcagcagcaccatcaacaacaccatcaccaccatcagccatcggcggcggcgccccaGTTGAAGACCGAACTGTACGACGACTCGCCGTACGAGGAGGAGCTCAGCCCACAAAacccggacgacgaggagctgCTCGATGCCATCTcctggtggcagcagcaatag
- the LOC128267872 gene encoding cytochrome P450 4g15-like, with translation MSFDTIPERLVTAGSTAGGSWVLPVTVVAALSVVTVTLFHLWMQTRRYVKLGNLIPGPVAYPLIGNANLLLGKTHNQIMEKAMELSYIYGTVARGWIGYHLVVFLTEPSDVEIILNSYVHLEKSSEYRFFKPWLGDGLLISSGDKWKHHRKLIAPTFHQNVLKTFVDVFNDNSRAVVERMRKEVGREFDCHDYMSEVTVDILLQTAMGSPRTGDNKEGFEYAMAVMKMCDILHKRQLKIHLRLDPLFNLTRVAKEQKRLLQIIHGLTRKVVREKKALFERNAAEGRLPSPSLTEIIGKEEKPGEATSATSPAPAFISQGSLLRDDLDEIDENDIGEKRRLAFLDLMIETASTGANISDEEIKEEVDTIMFEGHDTTAAGSSFVLCLLGIHQDVQERVYAELQQIFGRSHRKATFADTLEMKYLERVIFESLRMFPPVPMIARKLNEDVRLASRDCTVPAGTTVVIGTYKIHHREDLYPEPERFNPDNFLPERTQNRHYYSYIPFSAGPRSCVGRKYAMLKLKVLLSTILRNYRVLSSVTEKDFKLQGDIILKRTDGFRVQLEQRAAH, from the exons ATGAGCTTCGACACGATTCCGGAACGCCTGGTGACGGCGGGATCGACGGCTGGTGGCTCCTGGGTGCTACCGGTGaccgtggtggccgccctgTCCGTGGTCACCGTGACGCTGTTTCACCTGTGGATGCAGACGAGGCGCTACGTGAAGCTGGGCAACCtgatcccgggcccggtcgcTTACCCGCTGATCGGGAACGCGAACCTGCTGCTCGGCAAGACGCACAACCAGATCATGGAGAAGGCGATGGAGCTGAGCTACATCTACGGGACGGTGGCGCGCGGCTGGATCGGCTACCACCTGGTGGTGTTCCTGACCGAGCCGTCCGACGTCGAGATCATCCTGAACAGCTACGTGCACCTGGAGAAGTCGAGCGAGTACCGGTTCTTCAAGCCGTGGCTCGGCGACGGGCTGCTGATCAGCTCGGGCGACAAGTGgaagcaccaccggaagctgatCGCGCCCACCTTCCACCAGAACGTGCTGAAGACGTTCGTCGACGTGTTCAACGACAACAGCCGGGCGGTGGTCGAGCGGATGCGCAAGGAGGTGGGCCGCGAGTTCGACTGCCACGACTACATGAGCGAGGTGACGGTCGACATCCTGCTGCAGACGGCCATGGGTTCGCCGCGCACCGGCGACAACAAGGAAGGCTTCGAGTACGCGATGGCGGTCATGAA AATGTGTGACATCCTGCACAAGCGCCAGCTGAAGATTCACCTGCGGCTCGATCCGCTCTTCAACCTGACCCGGGTCGCGAAGGAACAGAAGCGCCTGCTCCAGATCATCCACGGGCTGACGCGCAAGGTGGTGCGCGAGAAGAAGGCCCTGTTCGAGCGGAACGCGGCCGAGGGCCGGCTGCCGTCGCCCTCGCTGACGGAGATCATCGGCAAGGAGGAGAAACCGGGCGAAGCAACCTCGGCGACCTCGCCGGCTCCGGCCTTCATCTCGCAGGGCTCGCTGCTGCGCGACGATCTGGACGAGATCGACGAGAACGACATCGGCGAGAAGCGTCGGCTCGCGTTTCTCGATCTGATGATCGAAACCGCCTCGACCGGGGCCAACAtcagcgacgaggagatcaAGGAGGAGGTGGACACGATCATGTTCGAGGGCCACgacacgacggcggccggctcCAGCTTCGTGCTGTGTCTGCTCGGCATCCACCAGGACGTCCAGGAGCGGGTCTACGCGGAGCTGCAGCAGATCTTTGGCCGGTCGCACCGGAAGGCGACGTTCGCGGATACGCTCGAGATGAAGTACCTGGAGCGGGTGATCTTCGAGTCGCTGCGCATGTtcccgccggtgccgatgatCGCGCGGAAGCTCAACGAGGACGTGCGGCTGGCGTCGCGCGACTGCACCGTCCCGGCCGGGACGACGGTTGTGATCGGCACGTACAAGATCCACCACCGGGAGGACCTgtacccggagccggagcgctTCAACCCGGACAACTTTCTGCCGGAGCGCACCCAGAACCGCCACTACTACAGCTACATCCCGTTCAGTGCCGGTCCGAGGAGTTGCGTAG GTAGGAAATACGCTATGCTCAAGCTGAAGGTGCTGCTGTCGACGATCCTGCGCAACTACCGGGTCCTGTCGAGCGTCACCGAGAAGGACTTTAAGCTGCAGGGCGACATCATCCTCAAGCGCACCGATGGCTTCCGCGTGCAGctcgagcagcgagcagccCACTGA